In the genome of Hemicordylus capensis ecotype Gifberg chromosome 10, rHemCap1.1.pri, whole genome shotgun sequence, the window AGGCTTCCAAGTTCCAAGGCAGAGAACTTCCGACCTACAAGTCAAAATATAAAGACATAAGATGAAGTAATGTGTGAGCAGGTCGCTCAGGCAGCAAACACGGAAACTGGCACAGTCTGGAGGCTCTGTCGAGTCCTCACACAGTCAGTGAAGAACTCACAATATCAGCTGAGAGGAACATTCGGTGATGTCTGCCTGATGAAAGAGGGTGTGTGGTCCCCATTAGCCAAGCAGGGCAGGCCTTGTGGGTTCCTCTTGGGAAGGAGCTTCTTTTGGGGCAGAGGATAGCCCCTCTGCGGACAGCAAGCAatgaacccccccccacacacacacgttaattCATGGCAGGCTTCATGGGGGGAGCACCCCAGACCCAGGCTGACAGGCGGCTTGCACgtcagaatcagccccttcaccAACGTCTCCTCTTCTCTGCCCCAGCCAGGTGAAGCAACAGGCACCCCTTCTCCCCTGAACTCCCCTTCGTTCTGAAGAACTCCCAGAACTCCCACAGAACTCCCCTTCGTTCTGTGGACAGATGGATTGCTTCAGAAAGTGAAGCTTAAAGAGAAGAAACTGGTGCAGCCAGGAGCAAAGGCAACCTACAGCAAACTTGCCGGAGAGGCCTCTTCTCTTGTTACCTAAAAGCTGGTCAAATCCCCTAGGCAGAGCTAGAGGGCACAAAGTGATGGAACCTCTTTGAGCCTGGTAGGTAAGGAAGCGACACCAGGGacaaggtgtgggggggggggcgtggagaggaggaggaggtgccccCTCCTCAGGCGCCCCTGCCAGGGTTGGCAAGAGACAGAGCAGGGCACAGGAAGCGAATATCCCTGCAAGGAAGGATGACCTGGCTGCAGCTCCGGCAGACTCTGCTCCCAGATCCCTGCACGTGTATTTGCCCAGGACTCCACCGCACAGAATGGCGGCTCATTTGAGAGCCAACCGGGGCACAGCCACCTCCGATGCCGGATACGCGGGAAGAGCACCAGCCAGGGTGTCGCTCTAATTGAacagatgggctcaaagaacctgcCCGCCCCAGCgggcccctgagggcccccagcgccacccctccctatttgctccatcgtctccctcactccgaggggctgctgggcagaggggtgaacaggccccctccccccccagctatgccctgAAGGGCTCTTCTGTTCTGTGGGTGCCCTGAGCATCAACTGCACAGGCGGGGCAGCCAGTGCGGCCTTCTGAGGCGCCggagggcgggggcaggggagaccCCCCCCATGCCGTGATGGCCGGAAAGGAAGGCTCTGCGCGCTGCTCTGGCCACCACGGAGGGAGCCTCCTCCCGGGTCCCCATTCGCAGCCGGCAGTGGAGCCTCCGTTTCCGCCATTCCCCCGACGGCCTCGGAGGGAGAGAGCGCGCCTAGGCGCCAGCGGGGCGACGGGGCGGGCAGTGGAGGGCCGTCGAGGGGAAGCCAGCGGGGGCAGGAGGCTGCGCAGCCGGGGATCGCCCACCAGCCACGTTCCCTCCGTCGAAGGGCCCCGAGGGAAGAGCGCGGGCGACGGCCGGGGGCAGCGGCCAGGTGAGGAAGCCCACCTGGGCGAGGGAGCCCCGCCCCCTTTGCCGCCCCCTGACGGGGCCCTAGTGGGCGCCGAGACCCCGCCCGGCCCTTGCAGCGCCCAATCCGACCCGGTCGGGCGGGGCGGTCACGTGGCGGAGAGGTAGAAATGCCGCCGTCGGGGCGGTGGGGGCCGCGAAGGCGGGCGGGACCATGTGGTCGCTGCAGGCGCTGAAGCTGGGCTGTCTCCTGGCGCTGGCGCTGGCGCCGCTCCTCTGCGGCTTGCTCCCGGCTGCCCTCCTCCGCCTGCGCGGCCAGCTCGCCCCCGGTGGgtcggcgggcgggcgggcaggcgagtaggccggccggctggctggctggcggggccTTGCTGAACcccgctcctccctctctctgtgtccCCCGCAGGCTGCCCCGGGCAGTGGCGGAGCATCCTGAGCTGCGCGGCCGGCGGGGTCTTCCTGGCCGCCTGCCTGCTGGACGTCGTGCCCGAAGCGCTGGCCGACTTGCGGGAGGAGCTGAGCCGGCAGAGCCTCTCGGTCGGTACtgcgcggggcggggcggggggcgggcctGGGACGGGGCGCAGCTGCTAGAGCCGGGCTCCCGGGGAAGAACGAGCAGTCCGCGGGCGGGGAGGAAGGAAAGCCCGCTTCCTGGGGATGCCCCTGCAGCCATGCCGCCCGGCCTGTGTCGACAAGGGCAGGACCCAAGCGGGGGCACGTGACTGCCCCGGGAGCCGCCTTGGCGCGGCGGACCGCTGCACAGGAGCAGTCTATCCGAACAATGAGCGTttcagtggcggcggcggcgggggcggcggcaTGCTTCAAGGCACAATATCctggctgctgctctgctctggATTGCCTCAGTTCCTCCCTGAAAGGCCAGCCCAGGTTCCTGTTCCGGCTGTCTGCCTTCCTGGCACATGCTGCAGAATCCAGGTGGggcgggaaggggaagggaagccTCCTTTCTTGGGGGACACCCGGCTTGTGGCACtgcccagaggatgctgaagtgAGTGGCCCTGCGCAGTAGCCCCCTGGAGGGCAGGGTGTCCATGAACACTACTGGGTCATGATGAGGCAGAAAAGActtggggtgcggggggggggcagcagctgtTTCCGGCCATCCTAACCTGcctgtcctccccaccccacagctggACTTCCCCATGCCGGAGCTCATCCTGGCCACGGGCTTCCTGCTGGTTCTGGTGACGGAGCACGTGGTGCTGGCCTGCAGCGAACAGCACCTGGACGAAGCCACCCTCCcgctcctgccctgcccttctcATCATCAGCACAGGGAAGAGGCCGCCTCCGCCGGGCGGCACCCCGGGCTGGGAGAAGCCCCCGGCCCTGGCAGCAGCGAAGGCCGCTCCCCCGCCTCGCCCTTCCGCTCCCTGGTGCTGACGCTCTCCCTCTCGCTGCACTCCGTCTTCGAGGGCCTGGCGGTGGGCCTGCAGGAGGCGGAGGCCAAGGTGCTgcagctggcagtggccattCTGCTGCACAAGAGCCTCATTGCCTTTAgcctggccctgctgctgctgcagagccgCCTCCCCCTGCGCTGGCTCACCGCCTCCGTCGCCACCTTTGCGCTCATGTCTCCCCTGGGCGTGGGCCTCGGCATGGTGGTGACCCACAGCCCCAGCCCGGACAGCGCCACGGCCCGCAGCCTGCTGGAAGGCGTGGCCGCCGGCACCTTCATGTACATCACCTTCTTGGAGATCTTGCCCCAGGAGCTGAGCGCGCCTGCCAGCCGCTTGCCCAAGGtcctggctgtgctgctgggCTTCTCCGGGATGGCTGGCCTGCGCCTCCTGGGCTGAGGCTGCCTGGAGCGGAGCAGCCGCCCTGGGGGTCCTCCTTGCCGATGGACTGTGGTTGATGGCGGGGCTGCTGTggctcctccctgcctttctCCAGCAGGTACAGAGGGCTGCGCCCTTTGCTGATTTTATTAAAAGTGTCTCTTATTTTATCAGTGTTTGGAACAAAAGCCTCTCTGCTTCTTatttgctctccccccccgccccccagtaggCCCATCGCAACAGATTAGCCAAGAGAGACCACCGGTGTGGAGTAATCCTGCACCTTGACCAGGTGATAAAGAGCCTGGCTGTgctgagttgggggggggggttcagctcCAGAGCATGCCGTGCAGCTGGCTGCAGCGCCCCCTGCTGGTCCATTCGGTGGGGAGCAGCGGCTGGCTAGAGCCGGCCAGACTGTGGAGAGGAGGCTTCCCCGGCCAGGAAGGCCAAGGCGATGATGGATGCCAGAGAAGACCTCTCTCTAGCCTgagaggcagtggaggtggcggcggcggcggcagcagcatctcctggCGGACAGGCTGGGAGCTGAGAGCGCTGATCCTCCCCTGGGCAGGGAGTGAGGGCGGCCCTCCCCTGCAGCCAGGGTAGCGCAGAGGCCTCCCCCCCACATGCCCAGCCTGCTCTCTTTGGGTGGCCAGAGAGCGCAGAGGGCTCTGCTATGGCAGACACAACAGGGACCAGGCTGCCTGCGCCCCAGGACGGCCGCATTGTGTGCGTAGGCAGGTGCCCCCCTTTGCGCACCAGGCAAGAAGAGGCGGCCCAGAGCAATGGTTGGGGGCAGCTGGCCAGGGATGCGCTGCGGCCTGCCCCGTTGGAGGTCCCTAGTCCtgaaagggagcccagcccttgCAGCTGGCCTGCAATAGGGAGGGCCCCCTGCGATCCTGAGCAGtcttccctcccctgctggtGGGCACTGGGAAGGATCCAGCTGGAAGGGGCCTCTGCTTCCAGGGGGTCTTGAGAGAAGTCACTACTGAGGCAGCCTGGCTTGTTGGGGGGGGTCCCCCTAGGTCACAGAGAGTCCTCTCTGGAGCCTGGTCAAAGGgcaagtgtgctgttgagtcggcgtctggcgcccacagagccccgtggttttcttcggtagaatacaggaggagtattCGGGAGGCGGTGccttgctgctgcccgacagaggggTGTCCCTCGTCTGGAGTGCCCAAGAAAGGGCTGCTGGAAAGCCCTCCTGTCCTGAGACTTCCAGGGCTTGATCTCGGGAGAAGGATCTTCGGGAAGAGCCCAACTTAGCGCCCcccccagctgtctttggactacaactcccatgatccccagcacagcggccaatagccagggattaggggacttgtaggccagcatctgcagcagggccagaGTGAAGCAGCCCCGCCCCGCTTGCTGCCCGGAATGGGGAGCCTCCAGCGTCAGCCTCGGCTGGGATTGTGAGGGGGGGGCTCCGAGAAGGGCTTCCTCAGCGTGGGGGCCCCGACCTCCGAGGAGCTCAGGCGGGCAGCCGCGGCGAGTGCCTGCggaactcccctccccacatcacccccccccccaccccgctcactTCCTGGAAGCAGCCCTGGAGGAGGTGCCAGCCAGGCGGGGGCGGGGCCCTTCAGGGGGCGGGGCGCCTCCTGGTTGGCCGCGGCGCGCCCCGCGCCAGCCAACCCGCGGCTGCCACACTGCAGGTCCGGCCCGTCTCCCCGCGGGGGCGGGACTTCCGGCTCCTCTTTAGCTTCTCGCGGAGGCAGCGCCAGGAAAGCGAAAGTcgccgtcgccgccgccgccgccctcggagccccgccgccgcctcgcctcgcgccccgcgcccgcccgcccgcccccgcccgaTGGAGGCgctgctgctggccctgctgctggccctgctgcccctgcccggCCGCGCCTCCGACGTGCTCGAGCTCACCGACGACGACTTCGACTCCGGCCTGGCCGACCGCCCCGTCGCCCTGGTCGAGTTCTACGCCCCCTGGTGAGCCCCGGGGGGGGGcgtgcggtggtggtgggggggctcctGTCGTTCGTCGGGTGGCTGTCCCTGACGAagcgccagcctgcaggcagagagGAGGGCCCCGAGCAGAGGCCCCTGGCTCGGCAGGCAGGCAAGCGGGGCTGGGCCCGGCTCCCCTGGCGCGGCTTCCTTCTCCTGGTTCGGGTCAGGGCCTGCAAGGGCGGGCGGAGGAGCCCCGGGCCTGCGGCTGCTCCACGGCAGGGATTCTCACGCCTGGGCTCCCCGGAGGtgtgggactacaactgccatcgtCCCTCcttttgaccactgtggctgggggtgatgggagttgtagttcagcaacaccggGGACCCAGGTTTGGGGAGCCCTGCTGTAACGGGAGGCTTTCGGAACTGCATCCCCCAGCATGCATTGGGACGGGGGTGGGGCCTCGCTGCCGTGGCCGCTCCTGACTGGCTGCTGACCGGCCCAGACCCTGCGGGAGGGGAGGAGCCTCCtgtcagcctcctcctcctggctcctgAGCCACACCTGGGAGGGGCTTGGGGGCCAGAGAGGCGACTCCAGCCTCCCCAGCATGAGCAGGGGTGGGCTTCCCCCGCATGGCTTTCCTTGCCCATCTCGCGCCGTGGCCTGCTGCCTGCCCCAGCTGCTTCTTGGGAGAAGGGCGGGCAGGGAGGTGCAGCCTGCTTCCCCGTAAAACTCCATGGGGCAGAACGGAGGTatcagccgctgctgctgctgctgcagaaggaTGCCCTGGCTCAGCCGTGTGGTCACCAGCCTTTCTCTGCAGGTGCGGACACTGCAAGCGCCTCGCGCCAGAGTACGAGTCGGCTGCCACGAGGCTAAAGGGCATCGTGCCGCTTGTGAAGGTTGGTCTTGCGTGAGAGTCCTTGCTGTGAGCAGGAGGAAGCGGGCTGCTCTGGAAGCCTCCTTGCGGGGCGGGCAGAGGCCCTCTTTAGTCGAGAACTTTGCTCTTCTGTGGCTTGAGtcctgggagtggggggggagtcaGCTCCTGGGCTCCGTCATACACATTGTCTGTGTGTTGGGGCAGCAAGGTGGGGTGGAAGTGGGCTGTGGCATCTGTGGGTCTGCTGCTCTTGTGCTCCCAGCCCCTTCTTATGTAGGAAGAGAAAGGGGCTCCTCTGGCTTAGAGGTGGGCTGGGGTGAGGGTGTATCAGACCACGCAGTCAGACTGCACACTCTGCTGCTTTTGAGGGGATGGGCCCTCTTTTTACTGaaaggcctctgtgtgtgtgtgtgtgtgtgtgcaaaatgagACCTGCCACCTTCTCAGTGTCCGTCCCAGTGAAAGGCTTGCTTGCATCGTTTCTCAGGTTGACTGCACAGCAAACTCAAATACCTGCAACAAGTATGGGGTGAGTGGCTATCCAACACTCAAGATCTTCAGGAACGGAGAGGAGTCGGGCTCTTACGACGGCCCAAGAACGGCTGGTAAGGCATTGTCTGGCCGGTGGTTGGATTGGTTTGCTTCGACATCGCGATTCCTCTGTTGCTCTCCGGCCGGAGGCCACCGTGTTGCTAAGGGGGCAGTACGCTGACCTCCTGCTGCGTTCCTACAGGGCAGTTGCTGCTCAGTGGTGGAGGAGTGGGAGTGCCTGGTGTGCAGGCGGCCCAAGGGGTCCCCCAGGGGCATGAGTGCCGAGGCGTGCTGCTGCCTGGCTCGGTGGGCCCAGGCTCAAGGAGAGGCCACGAGGGGCCAGTGCGCAGCGCCTCGTGCAGAGTGCTGTGTGCACCTCCTTGCTGAGAGGCCGGCCTCTGAGCTCCACACCCAACTTCGCCCCCAGATGGGATTGTGAGCCATCTGAAGAAACAGGCCGGGCCTGCCTCTGTGGCGATCCGTGCTGAGGACTTTGAGAGATTCATCAGTGAAAAGGATGCGGCTGTGGTGGGTGAGTTGCTTGGGGAACCAAGTCCTTTCTGAGCCTTGTTGCTCCAAGGAGCAGGCAGCACGGTCTGCAACAGGAGGGCCGTGGCCGTGGCCGTGCCTTGTTGCGCTTTCCCCTGTTCGGTCTGGGGTGCTCGGGGCCCCCAGTGGGCGCGCTCTGGGCGTGAGGGTGGCCTGGGGCTGGCCAAGTCCCTGGGTGGGAGTTGTAGAGCAGGACGGAGCCTGGCTGAGTGGCTGCCCTTCTGTAGGTTTCTTCAAGGAGCTCTTTGGTGAGGCACATTCAGAATTCATGAAAGCTGCAAGCAACTTGCGGGACCATTACCGCTTTGGACACACCAGCGACGAGGGGCTGATCAAGCAGTACGAGTCAGATGGCGAGTAAGTGCTCGGGGTCCGCTCTTGTCCTCCTGGTGGTGGGACAAGAAGCAACCGGGATGACAGGCCTGGGCACGCGGAAGGGTCGGGGGTAGCTGCCGGTCCCGCTTGCCTTCTCCTGACTTGCCACGCGCCCTGCTTGTGCCGCACGTTCTTCCTCGAAAGTGGCCAGAGGCACGGGGAGGGTCAAGCTGGCAACTCCTCTGGCTCTGGCTGGCTCCAGCCCGAAGTGGCACAGGGCCACCTGCACTGCTTTGCTCCTGGGTCTAGCCGCACGCTGCTGTCCACAGCTGCCATTGGAAGACGGCTTGCACCTTCCACACAGGCatgcctccctccccgcccccggccGAGTCCCAAGTCTCTGCTGGGCTGGCACTTACTTGTTTATCCCACTCTCTGCAGGGAACAGGCAAGTTGCAGCttgagaggctggctggctggctgtcagCTCTTCCTCAGTGGGGTGTGTGAGAAGCAGCTGGGACACTTGTCAGCGCGTCGCACTAACCGCTTGTGTTGGAGACAGCAGCTGTATTTGAGGCTAGagcctggcagtgtgtgtgtggggggggggagtaggggCGTAGGTGGTGTCTGCCCTCGGTCACGTAGGCTGcaatctcccccctcctccacagaGGCATCTTCCTCTTCCGTCCCCCACACCTGGCCAACAAGTTTGAGGAGAACTCGGTGCGATACACGGAGAGCAAGATCACCACTGGCAAGATCAAGAAGTTTCTCCAGGACAACCTGTGAGTGCCGCAGCTTCTCTCCAGCATGTTCCTCCTGCTCAGAGGTGGGCTCTGCCTTCTAACGCAGGGGAGGGGGCTCCTCATTCTGTGTTCCAGCTTTGGCATCTGCCCTCACATGACTGAGGACAACAAAGAGCTGATTCAGGGGAAGGACCTGCTGGTGGCTTATTACGACGTGGATTACGAGAAGAACCCCAAGGGCTCCAACTACTGGCGCAACAGGTAAGAGTTCTGCCCCCTGTCCTGGCTTCCCTGGGGAGCAGACGCTGCTGGCAGTGGCGTGTGCCCCTTCCGGGAGGAAGCTGGGCTTGGCGGGCTGGGTGTGTGTCTTGGGCCTGGTGTTAAGGCTCTAATGTACTCAAGGGGCAACACATCATCTTTGGGTGCCTGCAGCAGGCAGCAAAGGGCCCGGGcagcactcccctccccacaccagctgTCGAAATGGGGAGGCAGCGaggcctccccgcccccctggGCCACCCCCGAGCATGGGGCTCTTTGCAGTGGAACTGCCATTGCGTGCATCTCTCTGCCTCTTCTCAACACAAGTTCATAAGGTGGTTGCCTGTCCCAAGAGGGCTCACGctctgaaaagaaacagaaagtgacTGGCAGCTGccgctggaggggtgctgtgctggggttcgaAGGAGAAAGGCTTATTGGCCCAAAGGAAACAAGCCCTGGGAGTAACGCACGCAAGGCCCAccatggcgggggcgggggggagagtgcGCAGTCTTGTCAGTTGGTGTTCCCAGCTGCTGCCTCATGTGCTGGGCTGATGAGGCCCTTGGATTGCATTGCATGTGAAGTATCTGCAGAAAGGCAGCTGGAACTGGGTAGATAAGGTGGAAGGAGCTGCCTTGGGCTTCTTTCCAGCCGGTTACGCCCCGTCTCTGGCAGAGCACTCTTCCAGGCCTCACTTGTTGCTGGTCTACAAGGGCTCTCTAGGAAGGCAGCATCTTGCTAGCCCTGAGTTGCGCCAAGAGTGTCTTGCCTTGTAGTGTCCAAGCCCTGGCAGGCATCTCTGCCTGGCAGCAACTCTGGGCTCTTggcgtgctcccccccccccccccgccccaacactGCCTGTCTTGGTGGCTTCTCTAGGCCACTTCAAGCGGCTGTGAATCGCTAACTGTGCTTTGGCCATGAAAGGCCTGACTCTTGCTGAGGagaggaagagctggtctggtggcagcaagcaagacGTGTCCCcgtagctcagcagggtctgccctggttgcatatgaacgggagattagaagtgtgagccctggaagagattcccccactcaggggatggagccgctctgggaagagcagaaggttccaagttccctccctggcagtgtctGGTGGCTGGTCACAAGAAGAACTTGTCTTGTTGGCTTCTGCAGGGTGATGAAGGTGGCCTCGACCTTCCTGGACGCAGGACACAAGCTCAACTTTGCCGTTGCTAGCCGAAAGACCTTTGGCCATGAGCTCTCCGAGTTCGGACtggacagcagcagcaccagtgatGTCCCTGTGGTTGCTATCAGGACAGCCAAGGGGGAGAAATACGTCATGCAGGAGGAGTTCTCGTAAGTCGGGGTCCTCGGCAACATTTTTTTCAGGCTGCACCTGCAAGGAAGCCTTTGGGCTATGCTGAAGGGAGGAGGTGGGTTTGAAGCCCTTCTGCGGGTGGCTGGGGCAAAGACATCCCATGGAGCATCATCTGAGCAGCTGAAACCTGAGGGAAAGGGAAGACTGCGGGCCAGAAAGCAGGGTTGataaaaaacaatttaatttttttttaaactatttcaatttaaatcagattttaaatttttaaataaaaatagccTAGGTCAAAGAGCTCATcgtgaatgttaatcataactcctaacTATATTCTGTGGAtgtgttaacagcagtatatggggatgagagggaACTGGtttgatcagtcctattctgcaggtagCGTACATGCAGCatgagcgcgcgcacacacacacacagtcaagcccctGACCCcctaaaagtgcaaagacatgagGCCCACTTACACATGATGttcagtgcacacaggtacaaatctgcaCAGGTACTGTCATTCCCATgccatgctgaatgcaggtacggcagtacacttcctatccctaccatgcatttgaaaggtctGGATCCAGGTTCACTTTCGAAATGAAACCAGGTGCAGTAATGCACATGAatgtgtacagcataatgtctgaattatgCTAAGGAAGGCCAATGAATGGAGCATTTGGGGGGATGGAGCAGATCTGAGTGAGGAGGAGCCTGGATATATAAATGCAAGGGGGAGAGGTGGGGCATAGCAAGCAAAACCAGAAGTGAACAGAACCTGTTCATGCCTTCCTGACTGCATCCTCCCTTGTAGAAGGGGGACGCCTGCCATGGCGGCAGGATGTAAAAGAGACCCCACTAGGGGTtcagttcctgtacctgtgggtgaggtgggcatgtgtgcaaaatgcaaactctgcaacaaagaaacacaaggccgGGTTGTTTGAATGAAAGTGCACAAGAAGTGTGTACCTAACTTCTAAGCGTGAAACTGACATCTCTGAATCTCTagtaaggttatattagacaagaagAATGTACTTtgactagaaaatgatgattaaatagactcttcctgactagtgatttaaattgtgattttaaTCATTAAAATAGAGTCCTCCTGTGAAGTgattttaaatcatgatttaaactgGTTTGATTTAAAACAGATCCACCCTGCTCGAAAGCCTTTGCAGTGGGGAAGGTCAGGATCTTGTCCCCCTCTGTGGGTCTGTGCAGACAGGCTGGAAcgtttctctttttttaaatttgcagccGGGATGGGAAGGCCTTGGAGAGGTTCCTCCAGGATTACTTTGATGGGAACCTGAAGAAATACCTGAAATCGGAGCCCATCCCAGAGAGCAACGATGGGCCTGTAAAGGTGGGAGCGCCTGCTACTTCTGCCCTCCCTGAAGGAGACCCTTTGGCTAGTCGGGGTGTCCTTTTAGCACCCAGACCGCAGGAAGTGGCTTCTGGCTCAGTGCCTGCACACACTTCTAGCTGCCTAAGTGGAGGCTGGATGCATCCCTGCAGGCAGGAGCACATGCACAACATGCTTGAGAAGGCAGCTGGAGGCGCCAGGGTTGGGGAGGGGTGTGCGCACgtaggggtgggggggcactggctcagtgcagcagcagctgctgctctgaATCGCAGGCCTGAGGCTGGAGTCACTGATCAGGCTGCCTCCGCTCATCGGACTCTGCCTCTTCCCTGACCAGGTGGTGGTGGCTGAGAACTTTGATGACATTGTCAATGCTGAGGGCAAGGACGTGCTCATCGAGTTCTATGCGCCCTGGTGTGGGCATTGCAAGAACCTGGAGCCCAAGTACAAGGAGCTGGGGGAGAAGGTAGGCCCGGCGGGGACCTGAGCGTTGCCTTTCTCTCGGAGGAGGCCCCTGGATCCAGGGTGGGGGAGTGGCCTTGGTGAGGGCCACCCCTCAGGAcctgagtggggggaggggggctgctgctgctgctgatgatgatgacgacgacgacccCCCTCCCATCCTGTCCTTCCAACAGCTGGGCAAAGATCCCAACATCCTTGTAGCCAAGATGGATGCCACAGCCAACGACGTGCCTTCTCCTTATGAAGTCCGGGGGTGAGTTGGAGCGAGGTCTCGCTCTCGGCTTGGCCTGCTTGGTTGGCCAACTGGTCCCAGGCAAAGCGGGGCCAGAGAGGCAGCCCCAGCACTAGGCTGAGCACCTGGGGCGGGGGCCAGGCCCCCGGGCTGCTCTGCATGGTTCTGAACGTCTCTGTCTCTCTGTAGCTTCCCTACCATTTACTTCTCTCCTGCGGGTAGTAAAGAGAGTCCAAAGAAATATGAGGTGAGTGAGTCTGTGTTCGCTGGAGCAAGCTGTGCTCCTCACTGGCCAGGGCTACTCCTGAGGAGGTGCTCCTGAGGAGGTGGCATTAagtatgtgtggggggggacGACCTGTGGtgcccatttggggggggggtgttagggATGTAGGAGCCACATCTCCCCTCACTTCTGCCACCAGGGGGGCCGTGAGGTGAGCGACTTCATCAGCTACCTGAAGCGGGAGGCCACCTACCCGCCCATCCTGCAGGAGGATGAGaagcccaagaagaagaagaagccggctCCCAAGGAAGACCTGTGAGGAGCcctggtgggagcagcagcagcaccaccaccaccgtgtCTGGAGGGGCGTGGAGGCCGGAGCCCTGGGCTGCACCATCCAGCTGTGGAAGAGGGAAGAAGCCACGAGGAGGCGCAGAGGGggccctgctgccgccgctgctgccgccgccaccctgtCCGTCTTGCCCCCCTGTCTCTTAGCTGCACTGGCCGTGGATGCCCTGGACTGGTtgatgtttggggtgggggtgggaggggggcttgTTTTCTAATTTTTTTGTACATTTGGAAGAGTGATTCAATAAATGACCCCCTTGACCCCATGTTGCCTCTGTGTCTGATGAGGGAGAGCCTCCAGCCTGGCAAAGGGCCCGGGCTGCCCCCCAGCGCCTTGCTGCCGGCCCTTGGaaaggaggggaggagcaggCCAGGCCCAGCTCTGGCCCCTGTGGCTTCAGGCAGGCGCTGGGTGGCTCTGCCCCACACTCCCTGGGGTGGGGCATGCTGGAAGCCTCCTGGAAATGGAGGGGGGCCAAGAAACAGTGTCCActacagtgggggcggggggcagtgttccctcctaGCCGTGCACACCTGCGCACGCTCAGACGCTTC includes:
- the LOC128334708 gene encoding zinc transporter ZIP1-like isoform X2, whose translation is MWSLQALKLGCLLALALAPLLCGLLPAALLRLRGQLAPGCPGQWRSILSCAAGGVFLAACLLDVVPEALADLREELSRQSLSLDFPMPELILATGFLLVLVTEHVVLACSEQHLDEATLPLLPCPSHHQHREEAASAGRHPGLGEAPGPGSSEGRSPASPFRSLVLTLSLSLHSVFEGLAVGLQEAEAKVLQLAVAILLHKSLIAFSLALLLLQSRLPLRWLTASVATFALMSPLGVGLGMVVTHSPSPDSATARSLLEGVAAGTFMYITFLEILPQELSAPASRLPKVLAVLLGFSGMAGLRLLG
- the LOC128334708 gene encoding zinc transporter ZIP1-like isoform X1, which gives rise to MPLQPCRPACVDKGRTQAGARDCPGSRLGAADRCTGAVYPNNERFSGGGGGGGGMLQGTISWLLLCSGLPQFLPERPAQVPVPAVCLPGTCCRIQLDFPMPELILATGFLLVLVTEHVVLACSEQHLDEATLPLLPCPSHHQHREEAASAGRHPGLGEAPGPGSSEGRSPASPFRSLVLTLSLSLHSVFEGLAVGLQEAEAKVLQLAVAILLHKSLIAFSLALLLLQSRLPLRWLTASVATFALMSPLGVGLGMVVTHSPSPDSATARSLLEGVAAGTFMYITFLEILPQELSAPASRLPKVLAVLLGFSGMAGLRLLG
- the LOC128334708 gene encoding zinc transporter ZIP1-like isoform X3, with the protein product MSVSVAAAAGAAACFKAQYPGCCSALDCLSSSLKGQPRFLFRLSAFLAHAAESRWGGKGKGSLLSWGTPGLWHCPEDAELDFPMPELILATGFLLVLVTEHVVLACSEQHLDEATLPLLPCPSHHQHREEAASAGRHPGLGEAPGPGSSEGRSPASPFRSLVLTLSLSLHSVFEGLAVGLQEAEAKVLQLAVAILLHKSLIAFSLALLLLQSRLPLRWLTASVATFALMSPLGVGLGMVVTHSPSPDSATARSLLEGVAAGTFMYITFLEILPQELSAPASRLPKVLAVLLGFSGMAGLRLLG
- the PDIA3 gene encoding protein disulfide-isomerase A3, with the translated sequence MPCSWLQRPLLVHSVGSSGWLEPARLWRGGFPGQEGQGDDGCQRRPLSSLRGSGGGGGGGSSISWRTGWELRALILPWAGTQAGSRGECLRNSPPHITPPPTPLTSWKQPWRRCQPGGGGALQGAGRLLVGRGAPRASQPAAATLQVRPVSPRGRDFRLLFSFSRRQRQESESRRRRRRRPRSPAAASPRAPRPPARPRPMEALLLALLLALLPLPGRASDVLELTDDDFDSGLADRPVALVEFYAPWCGHCKRLAPEYESAATRLKGIVPLVKVDCTANSNTCNKYGVSGYPTLKIFRNGEESGSYDGPRTADGIVSHLKKQAGPASVAIRAEDFERFISEKDAAVVGFFKELFGEAHSEFMKAASNLRDHYRFGHTSDEGLIKQYESDGEGIFLFRPPHLANKFEENSVRYTESKITTGKIKKFLQDNLFGICPHMTEDNKELIQGKDLLVAYYDVDYEKNPKGSNYWRNRVMKVASTFLDAGHKLNFAVASRKTFGHELSEFGLDSSSTSDVPVVAIRTAKGEKYVMQEEFSRDGKALERFLQDYFDGNLKKYLKSEPIPESNDGPVKVVVAENFDDIVNAEGKDVLIEFYAPWCGHCKNLEPKYKELGEKLGKDPNILVAKMDATANDVPSPYEVRGFPTIYFSPAGSKESPKKYEGGREVSDFISYLKREATYPPILQEDEKPKKKKKPAPKEDL